From a region of the Aeoliella mucimassa genome:
- a CDS encoding bacterioferritin, which produces MPASPEVLADLQTALSMELTAAHQYQLHGSVLDDWGIDRLAAQMGEEMTEELGHSKAFLDRILFLKGTPELTMQKTPVVAKSLAEMFKLDLEDEKEAICFYTGAAKKAYEAGDIGSRSLFEKIVLDEEGHMGWLELQLDLLERMGEPAYIAKHMSAPTEGGEA; this is translated from the coding sequence ATGCCAGCTAGTCCCGAAGTACTCGCCGACTTGCAGACCGCCCTCTCGATGGAACTGACCGCCGCCCACCAGTACCAACTGCATGGCAGCGTGCTCGACGATTGGGGCATCGACCGCCTCGCTGCCCAAATGGGCGAAGAAATGACCGAAGAGCTCGGCCACTCCAAGGCGTTTCTCGATCGCATTTTGTTCCTCAAAGGCACGCCTGAACTCACCATGCAGAAGACGCCAGTGGTGGCGAAGTCGCTGGCCGAGATGTTCAAGCTCGACCTCGAAGACGAAAAGGAAGCGATCTGCTTTTACACAGGCGCCGCCAAGAAAGCTTACGAAGCTGGCGACATCGGCTCGCGCAGCCTGTTCGAAAAAATCGTGCTCGACGAAGAAGGGCACATGGGGTGGCTCGAGCTGCAACTCGACTTGCTCGAACGCATGGGCGAGCCTGCCTACATTGCCAAGCACATGTCGGCTCCCACCGAAGGTGGCGAAGCCTAG
- a CDS encoding HdeD family acid-resistance protein — MNQELLNEAKALRDSWLWLLILGVVLVLGGVAAIATPLLATVGVVSLLGILMIVAGVAQIVSAFHCRGWEGVLLHLLVGILYSVTGFFVLENPGKGAAGLTLLMAAFFLAAGIIRIVVALKERFPGWGWTLLNGAVTVLLGLIIWRQFPESALWVIGLLVGIDLMMSGWAWIMFALVFRKLPVDDDTPTLPSA; from the coding sequence ATGAATCAGGAACTCTTAAACGAAGCAAAGGCCCTGCGTGACTCATGGCTATGGCTATTGATTCTCGGGGTGGTGCTGGTGCTAGGTGGAGTGGCCGCGATTGCTACGCCGCTACTGGCGACCGTAGGGGTTGTATCGTTGCTTGGTATTCTCATGATCGTAGCCGGTGTGGCGCAGATCGTCAGTGCGTTCCATTGCCGAGGTTGGGAAGGCGTGCTGCTCCATTTGTTGGTGGGCATCCTCTACTCGGTTACCGGTTTCTTTGTGCTTGAGAATCCCGGCAAAGGCGCTGCTGGGCTCACGCTGCTGATGGCGGCCTTCTTCTTGGCCGCAGGAATCATCCGGATCGTAGTAGCGCTGAAAGAACGTTTCCCTGGCTGGGGATGGACGTTATTGAATGGAGCAGTCACCGTGCTGCTCGGGCTGATCATCTGGCGTCAGTTCCCCGAGTCGGCCCTGTGGGTCATTGGACTATTGGTCGGCATCGACCTGATGATGAGCGGTTGGGCATGGATTATGTTCGCTCTGGTCTTCCGTAAGTTGCCAGTGGACGACGACACCCCCACGCTGCCGAGTGCCTAA
- a CDS encoding DeoR/GlpR family DNA-binding transcription regulator, whose translation MVTERRTKLLEIVRRQGFASLPDLAETLDVSESTVRRDLDYLEKTGMARRTHGGAFYAGPKPQLAHFQSRQEAQWGKKRAIARVAASLIGGVDTLLLDGGSTTYELARLMTGTPMQVVTNSLPVANLFSSRPEVGLIVVGGYLQSTSGVLLGTYAEQMLSSLRVRTAVISAAGVTDTGLYNSNHMTATTQQAMIRAADQVILVADSTKFGHQSIAKVCDLHEIDHVVVDSQVEESWQKTITSAGVQLSLADELAADSHPVTDGRAATQADSSL comes from the coding sequence ATGGTGACTGAACGCCGGACAAAACTGCTTGAGATCGTCCGCCGGCAAGGGTTTGCCTCCCTTCCCGACTTGGCGGAGACGCTCGACGTTTCGGAGTCCACCGTGCGGCGTGATCTCGATTATCTCGAGAAAACAGGCATGGCCCGGCGCACCCATGGTGGGGCGTTTTACGCGGGGCCCAAGCCGCAGCTAGCTCACTTCCAGAGCCGTCAGGAAGCACAGTGGGGCAAAAAGCGGGCGATTGCTCGCGTAGCGGCCTCCCTGATCGGGGGGGTCGATACCCTGCTGCTCGACGGGGGGAGCACCACCTACGAGCTCGCTCGCCTGATGACCGGCACGCCGATGCAGGTGGTCACCAACTCACTTCCGGTGGCCAATCTGTTCAGTTCCCGGCCTGAGGTCGGGCTGATCGTCGTGGGCGGCTACCTGCAAAGTACTTCCGGTGTGCTTTTAGGCACGTACGCCGAGCAGATGCTAAGTTCCCTTAGGGTTCGGACGGCCGTAATCAGCGCTGCCGGAGTGACCGATACCGGGCTCTACAACAGCAATCACATGACCGCTACGACGCAGCAAGCGATGATTCGGGCGGCGGATCAGGTGATTCTGGTGGCCGATAGCACCAAATTCGGGCACCAGAGCATTGCTAAGGTGTGCGACCTCCATGAAATCGATCACGTGGTAGTCGACAGCCAGGTGGAAGAATCCTGGCAGAAAACTATCACATCGGCCGGCGTCCAGCTATCACTGGCTGACGAGCTGGCGGCCGACAGTCATCCCGTCACCGACGGCCGCGCTGCGACGCAGGCCGATTCCTCTCTATAG
- the pduL gene encoding phosphate propanoyltransferase, with product MSTATLPRSEVERIVREIVQRQFSFPPSCGCDKVSTGAAVEPNLVVSVSARHVHLTDEHVETLFGPGHTLTPAKDLYQDGFFAAEETVMVVGPRRRMLPSVRVLGPTRSFSQVELAFTDGISLGINLPVRASGKIEGTPGCVLVGPAGVVELPEGVIRAERHVHMNQRDAEFYGVKNGDRMNLRIESSCSMLLEDLLVRADDTSKLEVHIDTDEGNAADLDHAMSVKLEKQEPCSCQSKH from the coding sequence ATGAGCACCGCCACCCTCCCCCGCAGCGAAGTCGAGCGTATCGTCCGCGAGATCGTTCAACGCCAATTTTCGTTTCCTCCTTCGTGTGGTTGCGACAAGGTGTCGACCGGCGCCGCGGTGGAACCCAACCTGGTGGTGAGTGTTTCGGCCCGCCATGTCCACCTGACCGACGAGCACGTTGAAACTCTGTTCGGCCCTGGGCACACGCTGACGCCGGCCAAGGACCTGTACCAGGATGGCTTCTTCGCTGCCGAAGAAACCGTGATGGTGGTCGGCCCCCGCCGGCGGATGCTTCCGAGTGTCCGCGTGCTGGGCCCTACCCGATCGTTCAGCCAAGTGGAACTCGCGTTTACCGATGGCATCTCCCTGGGCATTAACTTGCCTGTGCGGGCGAGCGGCAAGATCGAAGGAACTCCCGGCTGCGTGCTGGTCGGCCCCGCGGGGGTGGTTGAGTTGCCCGAGGGGGTGATTCGCGCCGAACGCCATGTGCATATGAATCAGCGCGACGCCGAGTTCTACGGCGTCAAGAATGGCGACCGCATGAACCTGCGAATTGAATCGTCGTGCTCCATGCTGCTGGAAGACCTGCTGGTTCGCGCCGACGACACCAGCAAACTGGAAGTGCACATCGATACCGACGAAGGCAACGCGGCCGACCTGGACCATGCCATGAGTGTGAAACTCGAAAAGCAAGAACCTTGCAGTTGCCAGTCGAAGCATTAA
- a CDS encoding BMC domain-containing protein, whose product MAKTVEALGMIETKGFVPLVEATDAMLKAANVSFMSWDKVGAGLAAVFVTGDVAAVKAATDAGATAAGRIGEVVSVQVIPRPHEDVDNVLKKKPAAKS is encoded by the coding sequence ATGGCTAAAACAGTGGAAGCGCTCGGCATGATCGAGACCAAGGGCTTCGTGCCGTTGGTCGAGGCAACCGACGCAATGCTCAAGGCAGCAAACGTCAGCTTCATGTCGTGGGATAAAGTCGGCGCCGGCCTGGCTGCCGTGTTCGTTACCGGCGATGTCGCTGCGGTGAAAGCTGCTACCGACGCTGGTGCGACCGCTGCGGGACGCATTGGCGAAGTCGTCAGCGTGCAGGTGATTCCCCGCCCGCATGAAGACGTCGACAACGTTCTGAAGAAGAAGCCGGCAGCCAAGAGCTAA